The genomic window CGAGACGGTGTGCGTGATCGGACCGAACGGCGCCGGCAAGTCCACGCTGCTCAAAACGGTGTTTGGCTACCTCCGGCCGGTGCGCGGCGACGTGCTTTTCGAGGGCGCCTCGCTCCTCGGCCATCGTCCGCCGGAGATCCTGCGCCGCGGCATCGCCTACGTACCGCAGGGCCCCAGCGCCCTGCCGCATCTGACCGTCGAAGACAATCTTCACCTTGGCGCGTACGTGCGTTCCGACCGGCAGGTGCGCCGCGACGTGGAACGCCTGCTCGAGGAATTTCCGGCGCTCGCGGCGCGGCGGCGCGCCCGCGCCGCAACATTGAGCGGCGGTGAGCGGCGGATGCTTGAGATCGCCCGCGTGCTCCTCGTCAACCCCCGGCTCGTGCTGCTCGACGAGCCGACGATCGGGCTGTCCGTCGCGGCGACCGACTTCGTGTACGCGAAAGTGCGCGAATTCCACCGGCGGGGCGTCGCCGTGCTGATCGTCGAGCAGAACGCCCGCACCGCGCTGCGCAACAGCGACCGCGCGTACGTGCTGGAGCAGGGACGCGTGCGTTTCGAGGGCAGCGGGGAAGAGATCCTGGGGCATCCGGAAGTGCGGCGGGCCTACCTTGGAGGACGGGCATGAGCGAGATCCGCGTCCCGGCTGCCGGCGTGCTGCTCGACGGCGACCTTACTGTTCCCGCGGAGGCGCTCGGCGTGGTGCTGTTCGCGCACGGCAGCGGCAGCAGCCGCTTTAGTCCCCGCAACCGCCGCGTGGCCGCCGCGCTCCAAGACCTCGGCATCGGCACGCTGTTGATCGATCTGCTCACGCGCGACGAGGAAGCCGAGGACGAGCGGACGGCCGAGTTGCGCTTCGACATCGGATTGCTGGCCCGGCGTCTCAGCGGCATCGTAGAGTGGCTGGCCGCGCGGCCGGAGGCGCCGCCGGGGTCGATCGGCGTGTTCGGGGCGAGCACGGGCGCCGCGGCGGCTGCGATCGCCGCCGCCGCGCATCCCGCGATCGTCGGCGCGGTCGTATCCCGGGGCGGACGGATAGACCTCTCCGGGCCCGCGGTGCTGGAGCGTCTCCGCGCGCCGACGCTGCTGATCGTCGGTGCGCGGGACGAGCCGGTGCTGCGCCTCAACGAAGCGGCGCTGGGGCGCCTCGCGGGCGTGCGCGCGCTGGCCATTGTGCCCGGCGCCTCGCACCTCTTCGAAGAGCCGGGAACGCTCGACGAAGTAGTGCGCCTCGCGGGGATGTGGTTCGGCCGGTACCTCGGCGCCGGGGATTGAGGCTCAGCGCCCCTCGTCCGGCGCCATCGCCGACCGGCCCACCGAGCGCGGGTCGCGCGACGGCCATCCCCCGGAGTCTACCAGCGACACAAACTCGAG from bacterium includes these protein-coding regions:
- a CDS encoding ATP-binding cassette domain-containing protein, whose translation is MDADPGFAGLLAVVDVHGGYGQQEVLRGVSLSVRPAETVCVIGPNGAGKSTLLKTVFGYLRPVRGDVLFEGASLLGHRPPEILRRGIAYVPQGPSALPHLTVEDNLHLGAYVRSDRQVRRDVERLLEEFPALAARRRARAATLSGGERRMLEIARVLLVNPRLVLLDEPTIGLSVAATDFVYAKVREFHRRGVAVLIVEQNARTALRNSDRAYVLEQGRVRFEGSGEEILGHPEVRRAYLGGRA
- a CDS encoding dienelactone hydrolase family protein, which gives rise to MSEIRVPAAGVLLDGDLTVPAEALGVVLFAHGSGSSRFSPRNRRVAAALQDLGIGTLLIDLLTRDEEAEDERTAELRFDIGLLARRLSGIVEWLAARPEAPPGSIGVFGASTGAAAAAIAAAAHPAIVGAVVSRGGRIDLSGPAVLERLRAPTLLIVGARDEPVLRLNEAALGRLAGVRALAIVPGASHLFEEPGTLDEVVRLAGMWFGRYLGAGD